A genomic region of Anopheles coustani chromosome 3, idAnoCousDA_361_x.2, whole genome shotgun sequence contains the following coding sequences:
- the LOC131260456 gene encoding ATP-binding cassette subfamily C member 4, translating to MNREHAFNSGKQVNPVQNASFLSKRVFWWLRDTFRAGHRKELTEEKLYATLPEHSSHELADTFERLWSEELQRGPDKASFGRVYWRAFGPGTLFWGLLFSAFETANRVAQPLLLGELVSYFTPNQDTISERDAYLYAGGVIACSLLSVISFHPFIYYIIQLGMKFRIGASCLIYNKVLKLSKSTTASDGLNGKIINLLSNDVGKFDIALCFVHDLWKGPMEAILLGYFIYLQIGFSGLLGMAFLLSFIPLQAWVGKKTATFSMKAAKRTDLRVRFMNEIIQGIQVIKMYTWESSFAKMIETIRRKEIQAIRGGAYVRATLISFFAVSHVSIFISLLSYTVTENVITAKKVFIVTSFYSILNDSMVHFWPMAITFCAEGYISLKRIRDFLLTPEGKPSSEAGRSENVNKNINKKFTEANLGGDTSVEGAETDKSNQNGGKTLIQDDDVDREPLLPTRLIRILDSERKGVVLDNATARWMSSSAATEKAPGGGDASTVENTNVGIESVSISIESGKLCVLVGPVGSGKSTLLQVLLGELELDEGSVEIRGTVSYASQEPWLYEGSVRNNILFTEEYNERRYLQVVRVCALEKDFELFPHGDQTIVGERGISLSGGQKARVNLARAVYRKADIYLLDDPLSAVDTHVGKHIYEMCIREFLANRVCILVTHQLQYLKDVQQIVLMNGGRVEAVGSYRDLKKSNIESIMALTPDESPSENPFDKELKNVRPRRISGSSTGSQNRDIDLMVDLLDHEKQEEEKESQGGKGSVGLSVYKSYIAAVQSCGWIFWLIALMLLSQIAVSGVDIFVAEWVNWEERIAGIPPVFDLNDNHTILSSRDVRVLLREQTDVSNFIERQQYIWIYSGLIILLVVLVVQRSFSFFYVCLRISMNLHDRLFRGLTRATMHFFNTNPSGRILNRFSKDIGSIDSSLPMSLLDCVVFFLEMIAVVAVVSIVNYWFLLPTGIVAVIMYYIRRMYLNTSRVVKRIESVNRSPLFSHTNATLQGLSTIRAFGAQAAVRREFNEFLNVNSSSWFMFISTTRAFALWLDLVCVLYIGIVTLSFLVGAQHTLGGSVGLAITKTISLVGMCQWGMRQSAELENQMVSVERVNEYTNLPSEPPLETAPKHRPQRNWPEHGVIRFINVDLRYSEDGERVLKDLNFVIRPNEKVGIVGRTGAGKSSLIQALFRLAPFDGNIEIDDIDTKTLGLRDLRSKISIIPQDPILFSGTLRSNLDPFEQRKDEELWSALDQVELKEAVSSLAGGLECRMSDGGSNFSMGQRQLVCLARAILRNNKILVLDEATANVDPETDKLIQTTIRTKFAHCTVLTIAHRLHTVMDSDRVLVMDAGRVVEFGHPHELLHGPIGQLRRLVDQTGVATAAMLMRNAEENFKKSSARHTEAITLGLS from the exons ATGAACCGAGAACATGCATTCAACTCCGGCAAGCAGGTAAATCCCGTCCAGAATGCTTCGTTCCTTTCCAAGCGCGTATTCTGGTGGCTTCGTGACACATTCCGCGCCGGGCATCGGAAAGAGCTCACGGAGGAAAAGCTCTATGCAACACTTCCGGAGCACAGCAGCCACGAACTGGCCGATACCTTCGAACGCCTTTGGTCAGAGGAGCTGCAGCGCGGTCCCGACAAGGCGAGCTTTGGACGCGTATACTGGAGGGCGTTTGGACCAGGAACACTCTTTTGGGGTCTGCTGTTCTCGGCGTTTGAAACAGCAAACCGGGTGGCGCAACCATTGCTCCTCGGAGAGCTGGTATCGTACTTCACTCCGAACCAGGATACAATCAGCGAACGGGACGCCTATTTGTATGCGGGTGGTGTTATCGCGTGCTCGCTGTTATCGGTCATATCGTTCCACCCATTCATCTACTACATAATTCAATTAGGAATGAAGTTTCGAATTGGTGCATCGTGTTTAATTTATAATAAG GTACTTAAACTCTCTAAATCAACGACCGCCAGTGATGGGCTGAATGGGAAGATCATCAATTTGCTATCGAACGACGTAGGGAAGTTTGACATAGCTTTGTGTTTTGTGCACGATCTCTGGAAAGGACCGATGGAAGCGATTCTTCTCGGATACTTCATCTATCTTCAGATTGGCTTTTCCGGTCTGCTCGGGATGGCCTTTCTGTTAAGCTTCATTCCGTTGCAGGCTTGGGTTGGCAAGAAGACTGCAACCTTTTCCATGAAGGCCGCCAAGCGGACCGACCTGCGAGTACGTTTTATGAACGAAATCATTCAGGGCATACAAGTGATCAAGATGTACACCTGGGAGAGTTCCTTTGCGAAAATGATCGAAACGATCcggagaaaggaaattcagGCCATTCGCGGCGGTGCGTACGTGCGAGCTACACTCATATCGTTCTTCGCCGTGTCGCATGTGTCCATCTTTATCAGTTTGCTGTCCTACACCGTTACGGAGAACGTTATCACTGCCAAAAAGGTGTTCATTGTGACGTCTTTCTATAGCATACTGAACGATTCGATGGTGCATTTCTGGCCTATGGCTATTACTTTCTGCGCTGAGGGGTACATTTCGCTTAAACGTATACGCGACTTTCTACTGACACCCGAAGGAAAGCCCTCGAGTGAGGCAGGAAGGAGCGAGAATGTTAACAAGAATATCAACAAAAAGTTTACGGAAGCAAATCTCGGCGGCGATACGTCTGTTGAAGGGGCAGAGACcgacaaatcaaatcaaaatggtGGCAAGACGCTCATTCAGGACGATGACGTCGACCGAGAGCCCTTGTTGCCGACGCGTCTAATACGCATTTTGGACAGCGAGCGTAAAGGAGTGGTGCTGGATAATGCCACGGCGCGATGGATGAGTTCCTCGGCGGCAACAGAAAAGGCACCGGGTGGTGGAGATGCCTCAACTGTAGAAAACACTAACGTTGGCATCGAATCCGTGAGCATTTCCATTGAGTCTGGCAAGCTTTGTGTATTAGTTGGTCCTGTCGGATCCGGCAAATCGACACTTTTACAAGTGCTGCTAGGAGAGCTAGAGCTGGACGAGGGAAGCGTGGAAATTCGCGGAACTGTCAGCTACGCTTCACAGGAACCGTGGTTATATGAGGGTAGCGTACGTAACAACATACTCTTCACCGAGGAATACAACGAGCGCCGTTATCTGCAGgttgtgcgcgtgtgtgcaCTGGAAAAAGACTTCGAGCTATTTCCACACGGTGATCAAACGATCGTCGGTGAGCGAGGCATAAGCTTAAGCGGCGGACAGAAAGCTCGAGTTAACCTTGCACGAGCAGTGTACAGAAAGGCCGACATCTACCTCCTGGATGACCCACTGTCAGCGGTGGATACGCACGTGGGAAAGCATATCTACGAGATGTGCATTCGTGAGTTCCTAGCGAACCGAGTATGTATACTGGTAACGCACCAGCTGCAATACCTCAAGGATGTCCAACAGATTGTACTTATGAATGGTGGTCGGGTGGAAGCCGTCGGTAGCTATCGAGATTTGAAAAAGTCCAACATTGAATCCATAATGGCACTCACACCGGATGAATCGCCTTCGGAAAATCCGTTCGACAAAGAGCTTAAAAATGTGCGTCCACGACGAATCAGTGGATCATCTACGGGATCGCAAAATCGGGACATTGACCTTATGGTGGATCTACTTGATCATGAGAagcaagaagaggaaaaagaatCTCAAGGAGGCAAGGGTAGCGTAGGTCTGTCCGTGTACAAATCGTATATAGCGGCAGTGCAAAGTTGTGGCTGGATCTTCTGGCTCATTGCACTTATGTTACTCTCACAGATAGCGGTCAGCGGGGTGGACATATTCGTGGCAGAATGGGTGAACTGGGAGGAACGGATCGCTGGAATACCACCGGTGTTCGATCTGAACGATAACCATACTATATTAAGTTCACGGGATGTACGCGTTCTGCTGCGCGAGCAAACGGACGTCAGTAACTTCATCGAGCGACAACAGTATATCTGGATATACAGTGGATTGATCATACTACTGGTTGTTTTGGTGGTGCAACggtcgttttcgtttttctacgTGTGCTTGCGCATTTCGATGAACCTGCACGATCGCCTGTTTCGGGGATTAACTCGTGCAACTATGCATTTTTTCAACACGAATCCCTCGGGTAGGATCCTAAATCGATTCTCCAAGGATATTGGCTCGATAGATTCCTCTTTACCGATGTCTTTGCTGGATTGCGTGGTG TTTTTCCTAGAAATGATTGCCGTCGTGGCGGTAGTATCCATCGTCAACTATTGGTTCCTGCTACCGACCGGAATTGTAGCCGTAATCATGTACTACATCAGGCGGATGTATCTGAACACTTCGCGCGTGGTGAAACGTATCGAATCCGTCAATCGGTCGCCTCTCTTCTCTCACACCAACGCCACCCTACAAGGTCTCTCAACGATCCGTGCGTTCGGTGCGCAGGCGGCAGTGAGGCGCGAGTTCAACGAATTTCTCAACGTTAATTCATCCTCCTGGTTCATGTTTATTTCGACAACTCGCGCCTTCGCCCTGTGGCTCGATCTTGTGTGCGTACTGTACATCGGCATCGTGACGTTGAGTTTCCTAGTCGGGGCCCAGCACACCCTCGGTGGTAGCGTCGGTCTAGCCATCACCAAAACGATCAGTCTCGTTGGAATGTGCCAGTGGGGGATGCGGCAATCGGCGGAACTCGAAAATCAGATGGTTTCCGTGGAGCGTGTCAATGAGTACACGAACCTTCCGTCGGAGCCGCCACTTGAGACGGCCCCGAAACATCGACCCCAGCGCAACTGGCCCGAACACGGTGTGATACGGTTCATCAACGTTGATCTGCGCTACTCAGAGGATGGTGAGCGCGTGCTGAAAGATCTAAATTTTGTCATCCGACCAAATGAAAAGGTTGGCATCGTGGGGCGCACTGGTGCGGGCAAATCATCGCTCATACAGGCACTGTTCCGGTTGGCACCGTTCGACGGGAATATTGAGATCGACGACATCGACACAAAAACGTTGGGATTGCGTGATTTGCGAAGCAAAATATCGATCATTCCGCAGGATCCAATCCTCTTCTCGGGCACATTGCGCAGTAATTTGGATCCTTTCGAGCAGCGCAAAGATGAAGAACTCTGGAGTGCTCTCGATCAGGTTGAGCTGAAAGAAGCCGTATCGTCACTGGCCGGTGGATTGGAATGTCGTATGTCCGACGGAGGAAGCAACTTCAGTATGGGCCAGCGGCAACTAGTTTGCCTGGCGCGAGCAATATTGCGCAATAATAAAATCCTTGTCCTCGATGAAGCCACAGCAAATGTAGATCCAGA AACGGATAAACTAATTCAAACTACAATTCGCACAAAATTCGCCCACTGTACAGTATTGACGATCGCCCATCGACTGCACACGGTTATGGATAGCGATCGGGTGCTGGTAATGGATGCTGGGCGTGTCGTCGAATTTGGGCATCCGCACGAATTGCTACACGGCCCGATCGGTCAGCTGCGTCGGCTCGTTGATCAAACCGGTGTGGCTACAGCGGCTATGTTGATGCGGAACGCCGaggaaaacttcaaaaaatCAAGCGCAAGGCATACCGAAGCAATAACGCTTGGATTATCTTGA
- the LOC131260961 gene encoding zinc finger protein 830 — protein sequence MSASIHTAKKKYSQQELRRIMSETKAAKQLQQSESAVKRIDSPLAKYNDLGQLTCALCRSIVRSEAVWKVHINSKQHKEHVELAKQLKEQPTRTTLPIRDSTISSHQSDNPSKRPATSVTTEDSIPMKKPKGILKNSQSQSVQNTTLPNDFFDNKLNGQTGNKNASSIRKDLVNIRLPDKHHQQIAEAMEQDPAVMDGGTAAPSEEEKLPEGFFDDPKMDAKARNQEYKDPDDEEWEKFQKEIKEATNVSMAIISEEQEESTAERQIAEIDEQIRNWSRVLSLEKKKEQVQTLKGISSSSRQNGKQDGSLRNASRVETVAQDDEDDDDDEFDEFLDWRAKKSFK from the exons ATGTCGGCCTCAATACACACGGCTAAGAAAAAGTACTCGCAGCAAGAGTTGCGGCGTATAATGAGCGAAACAAAGGCAGCCAAACAGCTTCAACAATCGGAAAGTGCAGTGAAGCGTATTGACTCCCCTTTGGCAAA ATATAATGATTTAGGTCAGCTGACGTGTGCCCTCTGCCGGTCGATAGTTCGCTCGGAAGCTGTCTGGAAGGTtcacataaattctaaacaacaCAAGGAACATGTGGAACTAGCGAAGCAGTTAAAAGAACAACCGACTCGTACAACTCTTCCGATACGAGATTCCACCATATCTTCACACCAGTCCGACAATCCCTCTAAACGACCAGCCACTTCAGTTACCACAGAGGACAGTATTCCCATGAAAAAACCAAAGGGGATATTGAAAAACTCTCAATCGCAATCCGTTCAAAATACAACCCTTCCGAATGATTTTTTCGACAACAAACTGAACGGGCAAACTGGCAACAAAAATGCATCCTCAATTCGCAAGGATCTTGTTAATATTCGGCTGCCAGACAAGCATCACCAGCAAATAGCGGAGGCGATGGAACAGGATCCAGCAGTAATGGACGGAGGAACGGCTGCTCCgtcggaagaagaaaaactaccGGAAGGATTTTTCGACGATCCCAAAATGGATGCAAAAGCGCGAAACCAAGAGTACAAAGATCCGGATGATGAAGAGTGGGAAAAATTTCAAAAGGAAATTAAGGAAGCGACTAACGTTTCCATGGCGATCATAAGCGAAGAGCAGGAGGAATCTACCGCTGAAAGACAGATAGCAGAAATTGACGAGCAAATCCGTAATTGGTCGAGGGTGTTGAGCttggaaaagaagaaggaacAAGTCCAAACATTGAAGGGAATATCATCGTCTTCACGACAAAATGGCAAGCAAGATGGTTCGCTGCGAAATGCAAGCAGAGTAGAAACTGTCGCCCAAgatgacgaagacgacgatgatgatgagtttgatgaatttttaGATTGGAGAGCCAAGAAAtcgtttaaataa
- the LOC131261197 gene encoding huntingtin-interacting protein K produces the protein MGETEAVNGVDDATDKKQKKSSKHDSGAADLERVTDYAEEKEITSHNLYSNAANLFEDKRSKENEEKLAKERELQKVQVKKEDIELIVREMEITRSKAEQTLRVHRGDVVAALEALTN, from the exons ATGGGCGAAACGGAGGCAGTGAACGGTGTAGACGACGCTACCGACAAGAAACAGAAGAAATCATCGAAGCATGATAGCGGCGCGGCGGACCTGGAACGAGTAACAGATTATGCCGAGGAGAAAGAAATAACATCCCACAACCTTTATTCTAAT GCGGCAAATCTTTTCGAAGACAAAAGGAGtaaggaaaatgaagaaaaactcgCCAAAGAACGAGAACTGCAGAAGGTACAAGTGAAAAAGGAGGATATTGAGCTTATC GTTCGCGAAATGGAAATCACACGCAGTAAGGCAGAACAAACGCTAAGAGTGCATCGAGGCGATGTTGTAGCTGCCTTAGAAGCTCTTACTAACTGA
- the LOC131260902 gene encoding uncharacterized protein LOC131260902 isoform X3 — MDKIVYLSLVVCLGWLAVSSGTTTSNVLPAALNGFLECGDALCRNDTQICREDSYCECRPHFEDLGSQHCAPCPSEGLLCRGCCISDAFTCYRGVCQRCEIDSKGNCINQETLFFLTAAQVALATAMVLGVISLSFLLYKTLRNRLRRNNQVLQSESRQSVVSRVSLSSIQQRVVRRLRDRPPKYETRHNYEYQQRQTERQNSQQNAPAEPVPISGPPPAYEGDTVSLAENPPPYTPEQAGEPSARIAVIDIPSPITSDHPPATSVANSGESRELQGFTNQVFEPDKHDLPPQTVQPPGEGDGRPKDCIDIPLVDSSDKTVYM; from the exons ATGGATAAGATAGTATATTTGTCTCTGGTTGTTTGCCTTGGCTGGCTGGCGGTTTCCTCGGGCACAACTACATCTAACGTTCTACCGGCAG cACTCAACGGCTTTTTAGAATGCGGTGATGCTTTGTGCCGTAATGATACGCAAATTTGCAGAGAAGATAGCTACTGCGAGTGTAGACCGCATTTTGAAGACCTAGGATCACAACATTGTGCACCATGCCCATCCGAAGGACTGCTTTGCCGTGGGTGCTGTATCAGTGATGCCTTTACCTGTTACCGAGGTGTTTGCCAACGGTGCGAAATAGATAGTAAAGGAAATTGCAT TAACCAAGAGACACTGTTTTTCCTGACGGCGGCTCAAGTGGCATTGGCCACCGCAATGGTTCTTGGGGTGATCTCTTTAAGCTTCCTTTTATACAAAACTCTTCGAAATCGGCTAAG ACGAAACAACCAAGTCCTCCAGAGTGAATCACGCCAATCCGTAGTAAGCCGTGTATCGTTATCGTCGATTCAGCAGCGGGTTGTTAGACGTTTACGGGATCGGCCACCGAAATATGAGACACGGCATAATTATGAGTACCAGCAGCGACAAACCGAGCGGCAAAACAGTCAACAAAACGCTCCGGCTGAGCCGGTTCCGATAAGTGGCCCACCACCGGCATATGAAGGAGACACG GTTTCACTGGCAGAAAATCCACCTCCTTACACACCAGAGCAGGCCGGTGAACCGAGCGCTCGGATTGCAGTTATAGATATTCCATCACCCATAACTTCTGATCATCCTCCGGCTACTAGTGTGGCGAACAGTGGTGAATCGAGAGAGCTCCAAGGATTTACAAACCAGGTGTTTGAACCAGATAAACATGATCTACCGCCCCAGACCGTTCAACCGCCTGGCGAAGGtgatgggcgtcccaaagatTGCATTGATATTCCTTTAGTCGATAGCAGTGACAAGACGGTCTATATGTAG
- the LOC131260902 gene encoding uncharacterized protein LOC131260902 isoform X2, protein MSPKFIDEKSRSLFEESSALRKKENVESLLHQCIGMDKIVYLSLVVCLGWLAVSSGTTTSNVLPAALNGFLECGDALCRNDTQICREDSYCECRPHFEDLGSQHCAPCPSEGLLCRGCCISDAFTCYRGVCQRNQETLFFLTAAQVALATAMVLGVISLSFLLYKTLRNRLRRNNQVLQSESRQSVVSRVSLSSIQQRVVRRLRDRPPKYETRHNYEYQQRQTERQNSQQNAPAEPVPISGPPPAYEGDTVSLAENPPPYTPEQAGEPSARIAVIDIPSPITSDHPPATSVANSGESRELQGFTNQVFEPDKHDLPPQTVQPPGEGDGRPKDCIDIPLVDSSDKTVYM, encoded by the exons ATGTCTCCAAAGTTTATCGATGAAAAATCCCGTTCGCTGTTTGAGGAGTCCAGTGCCTTGCGGAAGAAAG AAAATGTTGAATCCCTCCTCCACCAGTGCATTGGAATGGATAAGATAGTATATTTGTCTCTGGTTGTTTGCCTTGGCTGGCTGGCGGTTTCCTCGGGCACAACTACATCTAACGTTCTACCGGCAG cACTCAACGGCTTTTTAGAATGCGGTGATGCTTTGTGCCGTAATGATACGCAAATTTGCAGAGAAGATAGCTACTGCGAGTGTAGACCGCATTTTGAAGACCTAGGATCACAACATTGTGCACCATGCCCATCCGAAGGACTGCTTTGCCGTGGGTGCTGTATCAGTGATGCCTTTACCTGTTACCGAGGTGTTTGCCAACG TAACCAAGAGACACTGTTTTTCCTGACGGCGGCTCAAGTGGCATTGGCCACCGCAATGGTTCTTGGGGTGATCTCTTTAAGCTTCCTTTTATACAAAACTCTTCGAAATCGGCTAAG ACGAAACAACCAAGTCCTCCAGAGTGAATCACGCCAATCCGTAGTAAGCCGTGTATCGTTATCGTCGATTCAGCAGCGGGTTGTTAGACGTTTACGGGATCGGCCACCGAAATATGAGACACGGCATAATTATGAGTACCAGCAGCGACAAACCGAGCGGCAAAACAGTCAACAAAACGCTCCGGCTGAGCCGGTTCCGATAAGTGGCCCACCACCGGCATATGAAGGAGACACG GTTTCACTGGCAGAAAATCCACCTCCTTACACACCAGAGCAGGCCGGTGAACCGAGCGCTCGGATTGCAGTTATAGATATTCCATCACCCATAACTTCTGATCATCCTCCGGCTACTAGTGTGGCGAACAGTGGTGAATCGAGAGAGCTCCAAGGATTTACAAACCAGGTGTTTGAACCAGATAAACATGATCTACCGCCCCAGACCGTTCAACCGCCTGGCGAAGGtgatgggcgtcccaaagatTGCATTGATATTCCTTTAGTCGATAGCAGTGACAAGACGGTCTATATGTAG
- the LOC131260902 gene encoding uncharacterized protein LOC131260902 isoform X1, with translation MSPKFIDEKSRSLFEESSALRKKENVESLLHQCIGMDKIVYLSLVVCLGWLAVSSGTTTSNVLPAALNGFLECGDALCRNDTQICREDSYCECRPHFEDLGSQHCAPCPSEGLLCRGCCISDAFTCYRGVCQRCEIDSKGNCINQETLFFLTAAQVALATAMVLGVISLSFLLYKTLRNRLRRNNQVLQSESRQSVVSRVSLSSIQQRVVRRLRDRPPKYETRHNYEYQQRQTERQNSQQNAPAEPVPISGPPPAYEGDTVSLAENPPPYTPEQAGEPSARIAVIDIPSPITSDHPPATSVANSGESRELQGFTNQVFEPDKHDLPPQTVQPPGEGDGRPKDCIDIPLVDSSDKTVYM, from the exons ATGTCTCCAAAGTTTATCGATGAAAAATCCCGTTCGCTGTTTGAGGAGTCCAGTGCCTTGCGGAAGAAAG AAAATGTTGAATCCCTCCTCCACCAGTGCATTGGAATGGATAAGATAGTATATTTGTCTCTGGTTGTTTGCCTTGGCTGGCTGGCGGTTTCCTCGGGCACAACTACATCTAACGTTCTACCGGCAG cACTCAACGGCTTTTTAGAATGCGGTGATGCTTTGTGCCGTAATGATACGCAAATTTGCAGAGAAGATAGCTACTGCGAGTGTAGACCGCATTTTGAAGACCTAGGATCACAACATTGTGCACCATGCCCATCCGAAGGACTGCTTTGCCGTGGGTGCTGTATCAGTGATGCCTTTACCTGTTACCGAGGTGTTTGCCAACGGTGCGAAATAGATAGTAAAGGAAATTGCAT TAACCAAGAGACACTGTTTTTCCTGACGGCGGCTCAAGTGGCATTGGCCACCGCAATGGTTCTTGGGGTGATCTCTTTAAGCTTCCTTTTATACAAAACTCTTCGAAATCGGCTAAG ACGAAACAACCAAGTCCTCCAGAGTGAATCACGCCAATCCGTAGTAAGCCGTGTATCGTTATCGTCGATTCAGCAGCGGGTTGTTAGACGTTTACGGGATCGGCCACCGAAATATGAGACACGGCATAATTATGAGTACCAGCAGCGACAAACCGAGCGGCAAAACAGTCAACAAAACGCTCCGGCTGAGCCGGTTCCGATAAGTGGCCCACCACCGGCATATGAAGGAGACACG GTTTCACTGGCAGAAAATCCACCTCCTTACACACCAGAGCAGGCCGGTGAACCGAGCGCTCGGATTGCAGTTATAGATATTCCATCACCCATAACTTCTGATCATCCTCCGGCTACTAGTGTGGCGAACAGTGGTGAATCGAGAGAGCTCCAAGGATTTACAAACCAGGTGTTTGAACCAGATAAACATGATCTACCGCCCCAGACCGTTCAACCGCCTGGCGAAGGtgatgggcgtcccaaagatTGCATTGATATTCCTTTAGTCGATAGCAGTGACAAGACGGTCTATATGTAG